The DNA window ACAAGCTATATTACCTTGAGCCACATATTTGCCGTGCTTTTGTATCCAGTTGCAAACACAATTGCATCAAATGACATTCTTTTACTGCATTGAAATTTAACTATGTTGCCCTTGATCTTACTAATGCTCCCTTGAACCTTTAGGAGATAAAAATACATTGATAACTTGGCATATCAAATCAACATATGTTATAAATTTATGTCATGTCAATGACATACTTACTTTGATGATGCCTTTTTTGATCAATCCAACAGTCCCAACATCAATTACTGCAGATCGGCCTGTTTCTGATTTGAGGGTCATTGGACCCATTTTTGGCCTTGTGATGCCATGCTGTGACAGGTCTCCAAATATTAAATACGCTGCCATCACAAGGAGTTTATCCACTAGATTCAATGGAAGACGGTGAGCAAGTGTCATCCCCAAACGAATTAATTCCTTTGTCATTACATGAATCTGCAACAACAAAACACGTCACACCTCTTTTGAAGTATACATGATAAATAAATTTTCATAGAATTTCTTCTTTCAAGAAATGAATTTTTGTCATGTGGTTCCTCTAGTCTTTCAGTTGTTTGTGTGTGATATAAAATGGTCCATCTCTTTTTCTATGTGAAATACTTCCTGTTAGTAAAACACTGAAAATTGCATCTCTTCTATTAATAACTATACTAAGAATTTGCGTTCATGCACCCAGTGAAAATATATAGTGCACATACGTACCGGGCTTCGTATAACAATCGATGTGTTGGCACCATGAATCGCAAGGTCATAAGCAATTTCCATCCCGGAGTTACCAGATCCAATGACCAATACATTCTTGCCAGAGTAGCTCTTGCCTGACTTGTAGCTTGAGGAGTGGATAACATCACCTGGAAAGTTTTCCAGTCCAGGGAACATTGGAATATTCTCCGCACTATTCTCACCACTTACCACAACAAGAAACTTCGCCATGAACTTGACTGTGGTGCACTTTGACATGTCCTTTGCCACAATGGACCAACatttttcatcattgtcatatgtgGATGACTCCACGCTGGTGAGATACTTTGGTTGAATGTTGAAACGCTCAACATAGTCATCCAAGTACTTCACAAACAAGGTTTTTGGTATGTATGTTGGTGCATCTACAGGGTATGACATGTGTGGCAACTCACATAACTCCTTTGCGAGATGCAGCTTTAGACGATCATACGCGCGGTTG is part of the Triticum dicoccoides isolate Atlit2015 ecotype Zavitan unplaced genomic scaffold, WEW_v2.0 scaffold178464, whole genome shotgun sequence genome and encodes:
- the LOC119344659 gene encoding probable indole-3-pyruvate monooxygenase YUCCA10; protein product: MSSKVHRANTQTLDYHRTYPTTLSSLLFEMEGVTVLIVGAGPAGLATAACLSQLSMPYAIVERESCSASLWRNRAYDRLKLHLAKELCELPHMSYPVDAPTYIPKTLFVKYLDDYVERFNIQPKYLTSVESSTYDNDEKCWSIVAKDMSKCTTVKFMAKFLVVVSGENSAENIPMFPGLENFPGDVIHSSSYKSGKSYSGKNVLVIGSGNSGMEIAYDLAIHGANTSIVIRSPIHVMTKELIRLGMTLAHRLPLNLVDKLLVMAAYLIFGDLSQHGITRPKMGPMTLKSETGRSAVIDVGTVGLIKKGIIKVQGSISKIKGNIVKFQCSKRMSFDAIVFATGYKSTANMWLKVI